A window of Seriola aureovittata isolate HTS-2021-v1 ecotype China chromosome 17, ASM2101889v1, whole genome shotgun sequence genomic DNA:
AATTCACAGGCACCTACTTGATGGATTTCTCATTTACAATAATTCAGAGTCTTGTCAAAACTACACCTCCCCTAGGAATAGACAGTTGGTCTTACCGGGCCTGGAAGGTAATGACCATTCTTGAACTGACGGAGGAAGTATGCGATGAAGAAGCAACCAAACATCAGGCACATAGACAGCAGGGCAGTGTTGGGGTAAGGTCTTTCAATCTCTAGCGGATGATAGGATACGTTGCCATCTGGATGGTACTCGATGTGCTCCGTGATGATTGGGTCGAAGGGGTTGTCCACTGTGCTGTTCAGATGTTCGTAGTTCAGGATCAGAGGGTGGGCTTTGAAGATCTGAgcaagaggaggggagagatgTCAGAGGTAGGATAAAAACAGCAAGACAACACATTGAACAGTGATGGCATGGAAATGTGATGTGAAatagatggagggatgaagtgAGGAAACCTTGATGAGCTTATTGAAGGTTTCATAGATgaagatgagagagatgaggaTGGAGAAGATTTCCTGGGTGAAGCGGGAGATGAATCGGACCAGGAAGCTGCCTTCCACGGCCACGATGATCACCACGATCACTATCAGCCACATCCCCACCCAGATACGACCCACAATGTACTCAATGTTTTGGGACTTGCAGAACTAGTATGGAATTAACAAAGGGAAAATGGATGTTAATGAAGAAAACATGGCTTTCCAAAGATTGATTACAGTTGTTTCCACATCTGGCAACTTGTACATACAACATAAAAAGCTTCCTCAAACACCAGCAATGGTCCAGAGAAACCGATGACAAGGACAGGCTGGGCGGCGATGAGACAGAAGATGACACCCTGGATGCTGGTGGAGATCATAAGCTCTGACACGCCCATCATTTTTTCCGTTTTGTCAGCTAtggtcagacaacagacagaatTACCAGAGCTATCAAAGGTCGATGAACTCCTGTAAATGATCTGAGCCTGAGAAATCAGACACATCTTTTTATCTGGGACCCTCTCTTACCCAGAAGTCCTCCAAAAGTGATGGCCGGGGATAGGGCAGCGAAGTAGATGAAGATGACGGCTGCGAGGACCTGAGGGTTCAGAGCATCTGTGTAGTCGCTGATGTAGTGGCGGTAACGACGCTTCATGTCCTTCACCATCCCACCGAAAGGATAGCCAGTACGGGCCAGAGGGTCCTCCCTTGGCCCCTCTGGAGCTTTCTCATCTggaaaatcaaacaaatcaaactgaCGTTAATATTGATTATGTTAAATCTGCTTAAGATCAGGTTGTTTTATCAgcacttttctcttttatctaGCACATGCTACATTTGTAGATTTGGTCaggatttaaaatgtcagtctGCACTGTAAGTACTGTACAGtatgctgacctttgaccatgtCACCAAATGCAAGACGAGTGTCATTGGGGCGGAGTCTGTCACACAGCATCTTCCTCTGGAAATTGATGATGGGCTCCAGCATTTCCTTATCTTGGATCTCAGTGGGAGGAATCACAATGCTGCAGTCCATGAAGTCAGCGATGGCATTGGTCAGATCTTTTTCAGTCTGGGCCAAGAAGGCTTCCAGACAGAACACCTGTTAGCAGAGCCATACAGAAACCTTTCATTCACCTGCACCAAACCAATTAGGCTACTTTTCATCAGTGGGGTTGTGTATTCTTATTGCTGAAGCTACATGTCTCTGGGatacttttttctctctctccatactATCTCCTCACCCAGTCAGCCATCAGAGCACCCATGGCTCGCCCACTCTCACTGTAGTCTAGTCCGCTCTGGCTGGGGCCCATCAGGGCAAAGACGAAGCGAACAGGGACAGGAGACTCCAGTGCAGACTCCATCACCACAGAGTCACTCAGCCTGACGAAAGCCACCACTGGTTTCTGCAGGAAGTCCAGGACACCTGTTGGAAACACCAGTTTTTAGCCATATCTGCCCCAGAACTACATACAAAAAACTGGAGACACATAACTGCATCAGAATAACATGATATCATACCTGAGAGGACAATTGAGGCCTCCATGTTGTCAGAGTTGTCCCTCTGCAAAAATAATGATCCAGCAGTACAATACGTGTCAACTCTGATATGTTAATACACAAATATGATATTGATGATTAGCCAAATTATTAAAAGTAGAtcaaactgaataaaaactAGAGATTTCTACCTTCTTGGTTACAGAGAAGGTCTGCATCTGAATATCTCCAGAGGGTGTAACCACAGGTCCCTCATTCTGACTGGAAGGACGAATAAAATGAGCGTGAAGTGCATGCTGCAAACATTTtttcagcatcatcatcttgtagaaagagacagagaaacgaCGGATCCTGTGGGTTACCTGCGTCTCATGAGGAGAGCCCTCAGCAGGCCATCCCTATCACTGGCACGGATCTCACTCTTGTTCAGCAGCTCATCAGCCACCTTCTCAGCCACAGCAGCCAGACTGTTGGCATTCAGGTCCAAAATGACAGCCCCTGAGATCATGTCAGGTCATGTGTTACTGGGGCTTTTAATTTCAGTGGTCATATTCATAGGACCTAAACTTTTAATGTAACGCAAACActgatttcagtttcatttaggGTTCTAAATTCACCTGTAGACATGGTCTTACGGAGCTCGATCAGACTCTTAAAGGTGAGATAGGAGACATGAGAAGGACCCCATTTTCTTGTGGCGGGGTTAAAGTTCTCCTCATAGCCCACCCAGCGGCCAGTCTCCTGCCAGGTGCTGTCCGTGAGCTCATTCAGCTCCACGTAAGCCTGTGGTAATGCAACAAAATTAGTTCATGACAGTGGATGATGGtgatttatatcaatgaggtTTTACATTTGATAAAAAGTGTCAACTAACTTGAGCATCCCCTCTTGTGGTGGCATTGGTGTTCAGGTTCATATATGCTGAAATAAAGAGATAAGTGAGTGAGTTGTGCTCAGATTTAAAGAGTCAAATAGCTAACAGCTGCATGCGCTGTCAGGTGAGTTTACCCTCGGAGCCACTGGGGATGACGATGGCCTCCAGAGGTGGCTCATCCTCCtgcccctcttcctccctcctcctctccaggtCATAGATGCTGCTTTGGTCTGGTGGAGTCCTAGTGGTAAAACcgaaacaggaaataaaataagactATGGATCAGCATCCTACAATTCCACCCCGGATATtacaaacaacaataatagaGTAATTCAAGCAATGCAATTCAGCCCTGATAGGGAGAAAACATTTGGGATTTGGAAAATACGTTCTTATAATTATGTCTGTAAGATAAATGGACTTTGAAGCTAGTTAACAAATGCCTTAAGATCAATTCAAGTGAGGGTCTCAGTTTAGCCTAATAAAGATCAACACCATCAAGTTCTGCTGTTACTGCTATTCTGTTCTTGGCCACAAGGGGGCAGTGTTGCACAACCTAATATAACTACTATTGCCTGCTTGAAGTAGTTGGGATGTTGTGCCCTGAGTTTAGACTCTCAGTCAGGCACCTTCACACACAAGCTATTTGTAAAACCCCAGTCTTTTCTGGTAGAGGTTGAGTCTAACCCATACCATGGCCACATTATATGCCACAAACCATAGGGAATTTATCATTTCTTTGGATTCATGTTCTTGGCCTCCTGACAAATGttagtccaatattcactctgttTTAGCTCTGTTGTGGTCTCCAATTCCTGGGGGAAATAACTGGCTCTTTAGCTGGTAAATGCATCACCAGCTGGTCATTATCTGTGTATACACAGACAGACCTGTCTGCTGTGTGGTACTGGGGCAGTTGGtgcattttatcatttatttatttccagctgcagcaggcagtaAAGTTATGGtctctaaaacaaacaaacaaaaaaatatagttaaaagagggaaaaatgcTCTGTAGATCCAACGGGAACTACAGACTCTTTGTTGGGCCATTACGACATAAGAGCTCTCTCACATTACATACATTTGAGttattgttaaaaatgtttcagtgtgaaTACACACTGTTGGAGGAATGCAGAGACATCATGCACAGGTAGTTACTGCTCAAACAGGATGACTTCATAGAAGGAAAGAACTCACAGTTGAACTGGAGAGGGGAAGGCTGAGTCATTGTCTTCATATGACATGTCACTGCCCTACACACGAGGAAAGTTGAAAAAGAGTTAATGGATGATGAAGACAAATAGTTATTGCTGCAAGATTTAGGCTACTAAACAAATCAAACTACACTTCGTTTATCAATGTCCAATTTTCCAAGCTCCCTTTTCTATTTGACAGAGGCTTGGAGAACATATATAACAATAAAGAAAGATTTTCAGGGTAAACAGCTGTGGAGCTTTCAATAAATCTTGCAGCATGTTTAAGGCTTAGTgctctacatttttttttattttttattaagagTCAGTATCAGAGTGAAGATGTTAGATTTATAGTGCACATGTAGAAAAAAGACCAACCTCCTCAAAGCTGAAATTGTTTTCCATTGATGTTTCTCAGATGTTGAATTGTCTGTCCTTGAACTCTCAGCTATTTTTGTGCATCccctgagagagaagaaaaaggaatgaatgaacataaaaatataataataatatcaggTAAATCATCATTTTCCTTAACTAATGAGAAATAACTGCTGACTCACTGAGGACATAACGTAATATCAaatctgtttttcctgttgAGCTTCATGggttttaacatatttttaatgcaAACAGGTGCAGCTACGCCCAAAGCACAGGATTTGTGACAAATATACACCAGAAATCCTACAGTTTTCACCATTATTCTGTGGTCAACCAACTACAGTGTTTGTATGATTTAAGAACAGGTTTCTAAGCCACTGTAGAAACAAATGATGCCTCCTTGAGCCTCTTTAAGGAACTTTTGACAAAGATACCGCCATCTGCCACCACACAGCTGAGTCCGTCTGCAGAGCCACGGCTCAGGACAGATAATCAATCAGCCGTTGAGAATGTGAACTGCGTTAAAATTTCAATAGAAGACGTACAGAGCCTTATCTTTAGGTTACACCCTCCCTCAACCAGACACCTCTGTTCCCTTCAGTTACAGTAAAGTTCAAATATTATGAAGGACATTTAGCTACTGTAAACTGCAGTTATATAAACTGTcaaatttatgtaaaaaaaaaagataatcatATTGATATGCAATACCTAGGCAATCATAATAACGAGTATGTTAACAACTGACCAGAATTAGAATTGGTCAAGAAGCTCAAGAAGCTACAAAGGTCTCATGGTTACACTTTTACTTTACATCTGCACAAAACCAATAAGGAATGGTTAATAATAACGACATGGAAAAACAATTTACAGATATGGCTTGTGCATGAACCGAACTAATTATGCAGATGAATATTAAGGAGGCATTGCTGTTTTGTGGTAACAATTATCCACAATGTAACTCTATGAATACAGATATTTTagcacaaaaccaaaaacaagcaGGTGAAATATTAGTAAAAATGGAACGCAAGTTATAAAATTCCTCAGTGGCTGTTGTTTTCCAGAGATGAAAATCCCACTTGACCATGACCTCAAATGAttaaaacagacatgtttttacagaaaatgcacaacaaacattttgtttgtgaagGTTAATTTTCCTGTCCAAGAAACAACTTCAactcaaaaataataatttaaatttaaataaagaatgaGCTCCCGCACTTATCTTGTTAACATGGCAAACACATTAAAGATTGGAATATAATGTTCTCCTATCAGGGTGCATCAGATATCCATCTTGTTTGACCTCTACCCTCTAGTCCAGTGGTGCCATAAAGTGTGTCTGACCCTTGTCCAGAGAAGGTCACACCCCTACCTGCAGGTACTCCCACCTGGTCTCCAGCACTGGAAACAGGACGACCTCTGTTCTGTCAGCCTAGACGAGCCTGGTGATAAAGTGAGCCAAGACAAGTAAAAAAGATgagtacagagagacagaatgacaggAGCAGGAACACCCACAGGAAACTACGTCGACCTGAAGAGGTGCCGTACCCCACAACCCCCTTGGTTGCTCAGCAACCTCTCGGGGTTGGTGGAGATAAGGCCTGTGTGACAGACAAGTAGCCCTATCGGTCAGGGACACCTTGAGACAGGGATATCCCAGCCCTAGTTTGTCTGCTCCGCCCTCTCAGTATGAACTGGGTTCAAGTGTGGACAGGGACCTAAAGGAGAACCTGTGCGGACCTGAAACTCATCATGTCTGGGGGCACATGGGGGGTAAAGAGGGTACGGAAGGGTGAAATGTACAGTATCAGGGGGCAACATCTTACTGCGTCATGTAGTTTATGTGCTGGGGATTCcctcatgatgtgtgtgtggggggggggggttcctttCCCCTTGATCATCTAGAGGAAAGTGATGTGATAAACtcattaaactttttttcacttcagcCCTGAAGCTCACTTGGTTTGTCTCTAGTGCATGTGGCATGGTCGCAACAGGGTGAGACATCTCGTCCAGCTGAGTGGAGCTGGATGCTGGTGGCCCAGCCCATGCTGATGACAGATATTGACACGGGGCTGCAGGGCAGACTggtgacagaggaaaacatcagaggttaataaaacaaaacaaattgaacAAAGAAATCTGGTTATCAATACTGTTGTCTGAGTTCACAGGCCCTGCAATGGGGCTTTGATTAATCCTTGTACAAATGTGAGCACCATTTTTATGAGGCTGTACTGAGACCTTCCCAAAACATGTGAAGAACTGTCAAGGTGGCCACTAAGTCTTTAAGCTTATGgcatttaattgtttttgttttgttgcttctCCAGAAAGTTATTTCAATTCCGTAGATTTTAGGAACTAACAtgagaatgatttttttttctaatgcagTGAGCAGATACATTTCTTGTATACCTTAAATCACAGTTTGGTAGCAACAAAAAATGACTGAGCAGAAACCAAAAAATCCAGAACACTGTTGATCACTTGAACTCAGTTAATTGCTAATTAATAAAGAGAGCAAAAATTCCCACCAGCTTTGGGAGCAGAATCACTTCTCAAAGTGACCTTTGATTCTTTGCAACAGCTGATAGTGAGGAATATCCAAGCTCTTTTCTGACAGATATCAGTGCAGCATATTCTACATTAGACCAGTGGTTACTCACTCTTGGGgttcaggaggtagagcgggcCCTCGGCCCTTGGCCCCCATGTCCATGTGTTAAAGCAATACAGTCTGCACCCCATGTTGCTCCCAATGGGCAGGCCAGTGCCTTGAATGGCAACTCTGCTGCCACTGTTGCGTGTATGAATGGGTGAACGTGAGGCAGATTGCAAATTGCTTTGTCCTTTAAGGTAGAAAAAAGcactatatacagtacacagacTATTTATCATTTCTCAGCATGGGCCTCAATAAATTACATCTACTGTTAAGCCAAAATTAAACACTATCTGTGGACATGAGTTATGAGCAGTTCAACCCTCTCAGGCTGTTTAACTAGATTTTTTTAAGGCCTGAAGACTTGAAAGTATAAAGTGTTTCAtaaggaacaaaacaaaacgagAGAAAGGTcagactgaaataaatacaacaattaCAACATAACTGTTATTAGGTATCCCTTGAATCATCTTATGACTCCTCAAATATATCCCCTGAGGACATCCTGGTTGGAGGCCACAGTTGGGGAGAACAGTATTCTGGGTTGGCCTAAAGGATGTTGTACCACAAAACTGGAAcccaagaaaacacacatgagtCAGTGTGATCTGTTTTGTCAAAATCTAACATAGCTTCAAAGACAGGCATGAGCAGGACAGACAGTAGCACATGTATGATGATCCCTGAAGGCTGTGGCTCTCACAGACAACAGCCTCCACTCTGTCAGTGAAATCAAACACTATGTTATTGATAAGTGGTTTCAGCCTGCACTTTCAACAAGGCCACATGACTCAGTGAGACATCATGACTTGCTGCATGGATGAATCAATTTGTGTCTGCACATACACGTGCGTCTGTTGTTAAATGCATGTAGAAATGGAGATTTTGTGGAAGTCATGTGAACTCTGAAAACAATTCCACAAAACAAAGGAACCTTTCCTCATCTCTGGTAGATGTTAGTTGTGGGGTCAAACTATACTTTTCCATTTTGTCGTCTAACCTCCAATCTATGTGATTTGAGTTTTAGTCCCCATGAGCTACACAATGAGCCTGAGATGCTGACACTAACATGACTGacatgttaatgttgtttgcTTAAAAGCTTTAAGTACATGTTGATTTTAGGAACAATGCACAGTGCTTACCGTTCAAATAAAGTGCCATCAGTGTCATCACATTCTACCCAAAAAATATTCATGCAGTATATCACATCATCTGttaaattattgattaaatTTCAACAGATGGTTTGTAAGTGTGGCTATGCGTGAAGAACGtcacagtaaaatgtttaaaccaaaaaaaaaaaaaaaacagcctaaGAGTCATGCTACATGGTAGTGGTTCCGTAAGACCGTACTGGTAATGTcctcatgctaacatgctcacaatgaccgTGTTAACATGGTGATGTttagcagctgcagtgtttaccATGTACAGCTGAGGCTCTtaggaatgtcattagttttacagagatgtataaaacatgtatttgatCAT
This region includes:
- the slc4a1a gene encoding solute carrier family 4 member 1a (Diego blood group) — its product is MENNFSFEEGSDMSYEDNDSAFPSPVQLTPPDQSSIYDLERRREEEGQEDEPPLEAIVIPSGSEAYMNLNTNATTRGDAQAYVELNELTDSTWQETGRWVGYEENFNPATRKWGPSHVSYLTFKSLIELRKTMSTGAVILDLNANSLAAVAEKVADELLNKSEIRASDRDGLLRALLMRRSQNEGPVVTPSGDIQMQTFSVTKKRDNSDNMEASIVLSGVLDFLQKPVVAFVRLSDSVVMESALESPVPVRFVFALMGPSQSGLDYSESGRAMGALMADWVFCLEAFLAQTEKDLTNAIADFMDCSIVIPPTEIQDKEMLEPIINFQRKMLCDRLRPNDTRLAFGDMVKDEKAPEGPREDPLARTGYPFGGMVKDMKRRYRHYISDYTDALNPQVLAAVIFIYFAALSPAITFGGLLADKTEKMMGVSELMISTSIQGVIFCLIAAQPVLVIGFSGPLLVFEEAFYVFCKSQNIEYIVGRIWVGMWLIVIVVIIVAVEGSFLVRFISRFTQEIFSILISLIFIYETFNKLIKIFKAHPLILNYEHLNSTVDNPFDPIITEHIEYHPDGNVSYHPLEIERPYPNTALLSMCLMFGCFFIAYFLRQFKNGHYLPGPIRRMIGDFGVPIAIFFMIAVDISIEDAYTQKLVVPKGVEVTNPKARGWFINPMGENKPFPIWMMAACCVPALLVFILIFLESQITTLIVSKPERKMVKGSGFHFDLLILVTMGGISSIFGVPWLSAATVRSVTHANALTVMSKGPKPEIEKVVEQRISGILVAILVGVSIYMEPILKMIPMTALFGIFLYMGITSLSGIQMWDRMLLLITPKKYHPSDAYATRVKTLRMHLFTLIQILCLAALWMVKISSFSLALPFVLILTIPLRMLMTGRLFSVMEMKCLDADDAKVTFEEEPGEDVYNESPLP